The window AATCAAACAGAGAAGAGACGAGAACTGAAGCTATTCATTCGTCCTGCTGCAGCAGCAGCTACTCGCTTCGACTGATCGATCCCAGAGTATGAGGCTTCCTTCCCCAAGTCCCGTTGAGCCGAGGCACCGTTTATCAAGTCAAACGTAAGTCTCCgccactttcttcttcttcttcttccgtcttCCGAGATTCTGAGGAAGTCTCCTCTCTAGCCTTATGTACTTGCATCCTTCTTCGCTCTCGTCATGAtcctctctcttcctcttcccGTTACTCTTTATCACCAGCGTCCTCTCTTCCTCTACAGTCACCTATTCAAATAATCAGACGAAACCATTACACATGTCTATCGGTTCGGTGGTTATACAATATGAGATAAGATAATTAATCTCTtaatttctgattaaaataaACGTTTATAATGATCACTCTTCTTATATTTATACTGAAGAAAGAGTGGTAACAAACTAATAAACCAATAACAGAATATTAAACCGGTCGGTTCAGCATATTAAACCGTACTCTGTTTTACAATACCTGGATGTCGGATTTGGAGATTCCGGGGATGTCGACGTAGAAGATGTACTCTTTGGGAGATTCAAGAATGTCAATTGGGATGTTGTTGTTGCTTCCTCCTCGAGTCTCGTTACCTTCACCGGAGCGGGAAGTCGGGAAGATCAGCTTCTCGATGGTCTCAGGCAAACCGAACAAGTGGTTAATTGCAACAGCACTCATTTCTCTTGTCTTTCGGAACGAATCTTCTTATGATTGTTGGCTTCTGCTTCGTTTTGAATAAGAGTGATGCTTAGCTTCAAACTTATAAAGAGAGATGAACCAATAAGCTGGAAAGTTCCAGATGGATAAATCTAGAATGTGCGAGTGGTTTACGCGTATCAATAATGGTAGACACTGACCTGACACTATAAGATGCTTCAGCCTCATCAGTCATCAGTCCATTTCTATGGGCCTTTAAAGTTATGACGATATAGCCCATTGGATCTGAATTATTTCTTCTATCTGTCCATTTTTGGGccagcattttttttttatcaaggcCAGCATTTAACTTTATATATACAAACTAGGTGtcttgcccgcatatgcgggcttaatcgtttaacaaatatttattagtttattttttattaattcaaaaaccatcataataacttattatttatgttttcaaaaaaattaaatcaaacatatatatatatatatatatgacaaaaatctaattaaatatatatgtttaattaaaatttattaaagataacattgactttaaccactgaatttattataattgttttatagtttctttttaaattttataattgaaaaatatgttttaagataacaacacaatatataagacttatcttatttttaaaaaagttaatattattaataaaaatttgtttttggttatataattaattatatataaaattcattaagggtattatagatattaaccgctctaacttttaacgtgagagctcgattccaaaaatttacttcgcaaataatagtataattaattaaaatttattaaagataacattgactttaaccactgaatttattataattttttatagtttatttttaaattttataattgaaaaatatgttttaagataacaacacaatatataagaattatcttatttccaaaaagttaatattattaattaaaattcgtttttgattatataattaattatttagaaaattcattaagggtattatagatattaaccgctctaacttttaacgtgagagctcgattccaaaattttacttcgcaaataatagtatagattaattaaaattcgtttttgattatataattaattatttagaaaattcattaagggtattatagatattaaccgctctaacttttaacgtgagagctcgattccaaaaatttacttcgcaaataatagtatagatttattcAAAAGCCTACTTTGTTTACaacaagtgtttttttttgagaaagctAGAACTTAGTTACAATCCAAATATGACTTGAAGTATACGGAAACGTTAACCTTGAAGGCAAGCCACAATGTTAACGCTCCCATATACTTCAAGTCTCCTATTTGTCGCAATGAAAAACATTTGTTTCTGAATTGTCTATCGATTACTTCACCAGGGGACCTACCAATATGGGTGTACCACCATGCACCATGTCTTCTTTCATTTCTCTTCCGCCATAGGAATGAAACAATTACTTGCAATGTGTATCGAGTGAGGAACCTTTCCAACAAACCTCCATTAGTATCCATAACCAACACCATCAGCTCCAACCACAGAGTTGTGAACGAGTTCTGCAGCAAACCTTGCATCAGTTTCGACCAGACTTCTGCCGAGTAACtacactcaaagaagagattatctCTTGATTCCATCACATTCTGACAGAGAACACATGATGAATTAGCTCCTACATTTCAAGCCAGCATGCGATCTCCTGTTGATAATCTATTTTGAATTGCTAGCCAATGAAGGAAAGCATATTTTGGAATATGATGTCTAAACCAGATGCTCTTCCACCATGAACCGGAGGATCCTCTTTTCGAATGAGTTTCCATGTCTGTTTTGTCTTGAAAACAGCTTTGTACTTTCCTTCACTCTGTTTCCGAAGTGCTATATCTGCGTCTCCAGTGAGCTTCAGCCTCTGATCCTCACAAATTTTTTCTACTTCATTAAGCACATCAACCCTATGCCTTCGCCTCCTTCGGTTTCTCAGAGCCCCATCTACAGTTGTAATCAATGGTACTCCCATATCAATACTACCGTGTGAGCCAAACAAATCATATAGCCTTTCCATACTAGACCAGGAGTCAAACCAAAAAGAAGTATTGTTTCCATCACCTACTTGCATCTTGTGGAAATCCTCTGCCTTGTCTCGAAGCTTCACCAACTTGAGCCACATCCAAAAACCTTTCGTAGTAGTTTCTTTGATAGACCAAAAATGTTACATTGATTTTAATTAGAACATTCTaataagatttatattttttaactgaGAAACTCcattaatatacattaaaatcACCACAAAACTACTCAAATTTAACATTGAATtaaaattacaatttaaaattacaagttcaataatactatttttatataaatttctaaaattcatatttgaataaatagtgcaatttatttatttatttttcatatgaaTAAATCACTTCAGATAACAATTTGAATACACTCATTTTCATCTTTGATGGTTTCACATAACTTGAGATTATATGTTTGGGAGATTAACTACTAATAGAAGTGGTTCCTTGGCAATCACGCTTCCTAGTCAGTTTCCCCCAGAACCAATGCTTCTCCCAAAGTCCAGCCACCTTCTCGATCGGAACATTCTTAGTCTCCGGCAGAAACAGCTGCACCGCCACCGTCATCACCGCCACCCACCCTCCATAAAAGAAGAAAATCCCCGCTTGGAACTTGCACAACATCGGTGGCACGCTTTGAGCCACAGCGAAAgtaaacacaaaactaaccgcCACCGTCACGCTCTGCGCCGCTGACCTAATCTCCAACGGAAAGATCTCGCTCGGTACAAGCCACCCTAGTGGACCCCACGACCACCCAAACCCCGCCACGTATACACACACCAAAACCACAACCGCGTAACCGTACCTTTCCCCGATCACACCGTCGCGAACCTCCGCCACCATAATGATCACACCGATGATAACTTGCGACGCAAGCATCTGCAACCCTCCTAGCAGAAACAGAGTCTTTCTACCGATTCTGTCGACCACAAGCATCGACAAGAACGTCGAAGCTGTTCCCACGATCCCGCTCACGAGCGTCGACATCAGCGAACCGCTCTCCCCAAACCCGACGGTTCGAAACAGAACCGGTGCGTAGAAAGCGACGACGTTGATGCCCGTAACCTGCTGAAAGAACGGTATAGCAAAAGCCATCGCTAACTCAGGCCTGTATCTTGTCTGGAGCAAGTTCAAGAACCCGTGTCGTGCGTTTGAGTTTGACTCAGAACTGGCTTCAACGAGATCGGCAAGCTCGTCTTGTACATTGTTTGTTCCACGGATACGGCGGAGCATGAGCTCGGCCTTGTGAACGTCCCCGGTGGTTTGTATGAGACTGTTGGGAGTTTCAGGGAGAAAGAGTGAGCCTAACGTGAGGATTGAAGCTGGAACCGCGGCTGTCGCTAAAGAGATTCTCCAACCGTAGCCTTCTTTGATCTTTTGAGTTTCGTAGTTGGTGAAGTTTGCGGTTAAAAACCCTATTCCGATGCAGAGCTGGAAGCCATTGCTGATTGCTCCTCTGTATCTCGCCGGAGCCATCTCCGACAGATATAGAGGAACCGACtgtacaaacacaaacaaacataaaCAAACAACTCTTGTTCTAAAAATCAGTTTATACGGCGTTTAAGCACATGTCTATGCACCAATCCCTTCTAAAGCAGCTAACTActgtttaataatttttaaaacatttatagatATTGTGACCATGTTCACATATCACATTGTCCAACTAAATGGAAATATACTGTAGAGCAAGATGTGTATCTTGTGAACTAATTGTTGTGAAGTGAATTCTATGAAGTCTATGAAATCCAAACCAACAATACTATAGAAATTTAATTGTGATAAAGATTAGTTAATTTAGATGATTTAGATAAGTTATATTCCTAGTTAAATATGTCTAAGTCTTGTGTATATACAACTCTCTTGTAAGATATTAAGACAACACAACAATATTTTGTCCTATCTCTACTTTACACAACTCGTACCTGGTTTGCGAATCCAACTCCTACACCTAGCAAGAGACGTGCAATGATGAGCATAGCAACGTTTTGAGCAGAGCCGCCGAGAGCAGAGCCAGCGAGAAAAGCCACGCCGCCTAGAAATATAGAGGGCTTGCGACCCCAAGAACGAGTCACTGACGAAGCTAACAGAGTAGCTATGAAACCGGAGACGTAGAGAGAAGACGTGAAGGACGTAAGAAGTTGGCTATTGAAAAGGCAATAGTGGTTCTTGTTGTTATGGCTTCTTCTTATTCTATCTTCTTCTTGGAGCTTATATACTTTTGGAAAAAATCTTTCAAGAAATGGCCCCATTGACATCACTC of the Brassica rapa cultivar Chiifu-401-42 chromosome A03, CAAS_Brap_v3.01, whole genome shotgun sequence genome contains:
- the LOC103860601 gene encoding 17.4 kDa class III heat shock protein; the protein is MSAVAINHLFGLPETIEKLIFPTSRSGEGNETRGGSNNNIPIDILESPKEYIFYVDIPGISKSDIQVTVEEERTLVIKSNGKRKREDHDESEEGCKYIRLERRLPQNLGRRKKKKKKVAETYV
- the LOC108871188 gene encoding uncharacterized protein LOC108871188 gives rise to the protein MWLKLVKLRDKAEDFHKMQVGDGNNTSFWFDSWSSMERLYDLFGSHGSIDMGVPLITTVDGALRNRRRRRHRVDVLNEVEKICEDQRLKLTGDADIALRKQSEGKYKAVFKTKQTWKLIRKEDPPVHGGRASGANSSCVLCQNVMESRDNLFFECSYSAEVWSKLMQGLLQNSFTTLWLELMVLVMDTNGGDLKYMGALTLWLAFKVNVSVYFKSYLDCN
- the LOC108868755 gene encoding sugar transport protein 3, producing MEEKESRKGAMAASKSGGKITYFVVASCVMAAMGGVIFGYDIGVSGGVMSMGPFLERFFPKVYKLQEEDRIRRSHNNKNHYCLFNSQLLTSFTSSLYVSGFIATLLASSVTRSWGRKPSIFLGGVAFLAGSALGGSAQNVAMLIIARLLLGVGVGFANQSVPLYLSEMAPARYRGAISNGFQLCIGIGFLTANFTNYETQKIKEGYGWRISLATAAVPASILTLGSLFLPETPNSLIQTTGDVHKAELMLRRIRGTNNVQDELADLVEASSESNSNARHGFLNLLQTRYRPELAMAFAIPFFQQVTGINVVAFYAPVLFRTVGFGESGSLMSTLVSGIVGTASTFLSMLVVDRIGRKTLFLLGGLQMLASQVIIGVIIMVAEVRDGVIGERYGYAVVVLVCVYVAGFGWSWGPLGWLVPSEIFPLEIRSAAQSVTVAVSFVFTFAVAQSVPPMLCKFQAGIFFFYGGWVAVMTVAVQLFLPETKNVPIEKVAGLWEKHWFWGKLTRKRDCQGTTSISS